Proteins encoded within one genomic window of Scomber japonicus isolate fScoJap1 chromosome 16, fScoJap1.pri, whole genome shotgun sequence:
- the grhl1 gene encoding LOW QUALITY PROTEIN: grainyhead-like protein 1 homolog (The sequence of the model RefSeq protein was modified relative to this genomic sequence to represent the inferred CDS: substituted 1 base at 1 genomic stop codon), whose amino-acid sequence MSQEHDSKRAVLVSGYGGQRRSFTTEDEAWKSFLENPLTAATKAMMSINGDEDSAAALGLLYDYYKVPREKRTIGQNKPDPLVSDVDPNKRXAGNSLTPLQEAGMENRIQVLKGPFNILQLAQDKRAQFASPDTTVTVSIATLPNYTPIKTEVPTHGFSVTVPNNCTETDSHVNVFDRQLTHNSVQFSPSTQSRTPPDSTFTESFKDSSQEVFAFPGDLQLRMASMAPEDYTHFDTMSGGNFEYTLEASKSLRQKTGDGTMTYLNKGQFYPITLREIDNKGMQQPITKVRSVVMVVFGEEKCRDDQLKHWKYWHSRQHTAKQRCLDIADYKESFNTIGNIEEISYNAISFTWDTNEEAKIFISVNCLSTDFSSQKGVKGLPLNLQIDTYSYNNRSNKPIHRAYCQIKVFCDKGAERKIRDEERKQSRRKAVVDVKVPILQKRNDVTIFKMMTDMETQPVLFIPDVHFSTFQRHPFPAEDGEDNSGMKRLPFSDEEFGSPPNKMQRVDEPKKVLLYVRRETEEVFDAVMLKNPTLKGLVEAISEKYELPLDKVGKVYKKCKKGILVHMDDNIIKHYSNEDTFQISMEEDGGMYKLTLTEI is encoded by the exons ATGTCACAGGAGCATGACAG CAAGCGTGCCGTCCTGGTTTCAGGCTATGGTGGCCAGCGTCGCTCCTTCACCACAGAGGATGAAGCCTGGAAATCATTTCTGGAGAACCCACTGACAGCAGCCACAAAGGCCATGATGAGCATCAATGGTGACGAGGACAGTGCTGCAGCTCTCGGCCTGCTCTACGACTACTACAAG GTGCCCAGGGAGAAGAGAACAATAGGCCAGAACAAGCCAGACCCATTGGTCTCTGATGTGGATCCCAACAAAAGGTAA GCAGGAAACTCTCTAACGCCTCTCCAGGAAGCCGGTATGGAGAACAGGATCCAGGTCCTCAAGGGGCCCTTCAATATTCTTCAGCTGGCCCAGGACAAGAGGGCCCAATTCGCCTCACCAG acacAACAGTCACAGTTTCCATTGCTACCCTGCCAAACTACACCCCCATCAAGACGGAGGTGCCCACCCACGGCTTCTCAGTGACCGTGCCAAACAACTGCACTGAAACTGACAGCCATGTGAATGTCTTTGACCGGCAGCTCACCCACAATTCGGTCCAGTTCAGCCCCAGCACCCAGTCCCGAACGCCCCCCGACTCCACCTTCACAGAGAGTTTTAAGGACAGTTCCCAGGAG GTGTTTGCCTTCCCAGGGGATCTCCAGTTACGTATGGCCTCCATGGCACCTGAGGACTACACTCATTTTGACACCATGTCGGG AGGTAATTTCGAGTACACCCTTGAAGCATCCAAGTCTCTGCGTCAGAAGACAGGTGATGGGACGATGACATACCTCAACAAGGGCCAGTTTTACCCAATCACCCTCAGGGAGATTGACAACAAAGGCATGCAGCAACCAATCACCAAAGTCAGG AGTGTAGTGATGGTGGTGTTTGGAGAGGAGAAGTGCAGAGATGATCAGCTGAAACACTGGAAGTACTGGCACTCCAGACAGCACACTGCCAAGCAGAGGTGTCTTGACATTG CTGATTACAAGGAGAGCTTCAACACCATTGGCAACATCGAGGAGATTTCCTACAACGCCATATCCTTCACCTGGGACACTAACGAGGAGGCTAAA ATCTTCATCTCGGTCAACTGTCTGAGCACAGACTTCTCCTCTCAGAAGGGTGTGAAGGGCCTTCCCCTCAACCTGCAGATCGACACCTACAGCTACAACAACCGCAGCAACAAGCCCATCCATCGCGCCTACTGCCAGATCAAAGTCTTCTGTGACAAGGGGGCTGAGAGGAAGATccgagatgaggagaggaaacagTCCCGTCGGAAAG cAGTTGTGGATGTCAAAGTCCCCATCCTCCAGAAACGCAACGATGTGACCATCTTCAAGATGATGACCGACATGGAGACCCAGCCTGTCCTTTTCATACCCGATGTTCACTTCTCTACATTCCAGCGTCAT CCTTTCCCAGCAGAAGATGGAGAGGACAA CTCGGGTATGAAGAGATTAccattcagtgatgaagagttTGGTTCTCCCCCCAACAAGATGCAGAGAGTGGATGAGCCAAAGAAAG TCCTGCTGTACGTgcgcagagagacagaggaggtgtTTGATGCCGTCATGCTGAAGAATCCCACACTCAAAGGCCTGGTGGAAGCT ATTTCAGAGAAGTATGAATTGCCTTTGGACAAGGTTGGAAAGGTCTATAAGAAATGCAAGAAAGG GATTCTGGTCCACATGGACGACAACATCATCAAACACTACTCCAACGAAGACACCTTCCAGATCTCCATGGAGGAGGATGGTGGCATGTACAAACTCACCCTCACTGAAATCTGA